The genomic window GGGCTAAGTATCTGAAAGACTTTGAGCTTTAAGCCTTTTGTATAGCTCTACGAGGACCGAAAAGTCCTCGCCCCCCATGCCTAAATATTTTGCGAGGGCGTATGCGTTCTTGACATTTTGAAGGCTAAAGCTAAAAGCCCCCAAGCCCTTTACCATATCTTCCGCATAGTGCAGGTCTTTGTGTATAAGGTCTACAGAGAAGTGAACGGAATAATCGCTCTCAAGGAGCTTCTTTTTTTTCACTTCCAAAAGATAGGACTTTCCCGCACCGCTCTCAAGCACCTCTATAACCTGCTCCCTGCTAAAACCAGCCAGCTCCCCGATGGCTATGGCTTCAGAAAGCACCTGCATAAAACCACCAAGCACCATATTGTTTATGAGCTTTAGCTTGCTGGCATCTCCAGCCTCGCCCACATAGAAGATATTTCTGCAGAACTTTTCAAAGATAGGCTTGTTTTCCTCAAACCTCTGTCTATCGCCACCCACGAGAACCGTAAGCTCACCCCTCTCAGCAGGTATCACACTGCCCAAAATAGGGGCATCAAGGTAGTAAGCTCCCAATTTTCTAAGCTCCTCGTAAGCCATACGGGCATAGCCGTAATGGTTTGTAGTCATATCCACTATGGTTTTGCCCTCCACACCGCCCTCTACAAGACCGCCCTTTCCAAATATGACCTCCTCCGAGGCGCTTGAGTCAAAGACTATTAGAAAGACCCTATCCACCTGTTTTATGAGGTCTGCAGGGCTTTCAGCTACAGGAAGCCCCAGCTCAAGGGCTTTTTCCTTTGTCCTGTTCCAGAGCAAAACCTCAACGCCTTGCTTCACGAGCCTTTTCACTATTGCCCTTCCAAGGTTTCCGAGCCCTATAAAACCCACCTTCATAGTAAACTCATTATAACAGGGCTTGCAGATTCCCAATCCTCGTATGTGAGGCTCACATAAGCCCTCTCAGAGTCAGACATCACATCCTCCTGCATGCCTCCAATACTTTCCACTAGTCTTTTTAACCTATCTGCCTTTTCCTTTGGAACGCTTATGGTGTAGGTCCTGCCAGCCCAGCCCTCGTAGCTCTTCTCAAGGTATATGTCTATCCATATGTCCCCAAACTCGTAAGAGAGCATAAAACCCATAGGCTGTGCAAGACCGAGGATTTTTGCCACCTGTGATATGTGAAAATCCAGCTGGTCCATATTAAAATCTTAGCATGAAGTTTTTTATCCTCTCCATATTTGGCAAGGACAGACCGGGCATAGTGGCGGGAGTTTCAAGAGCCTTATATGGGATGGGCTTAAACCTTGAAGATTCTTCAATGACAAGGCTCAACGGTGAGTTTACCATAATGCTTATAGTGGCTTCTGACAGGGATATAAACGCAGAGGATATACTCCAAAACCTTCAAGAGGTAGGGCAGGAATACGAGCTTTTTATGGTGTGTAGGGAGTTAGAGGAAGTGGTATATCCTAAGGCGGAAGCTATTTATAGGATTGTGGTCTTTGGCTCTGACAAGCCTGGGATAGTCTATGAGGTATCTTCAGTCCTTGCAAGCCTTGGCTTAAATATAAGCGACCTTAGAACGGAAAAGAGGGGAAACCTATATGTGATGGTTATAGAAGCGGAAGGGCGAGAGGATGTAGAGGGTATCTTGAGACTTGAGCTTGAGAAGTTAAAGGACTTGTTGGGTGTTGACATAAGCGCGGAGAGGGAGGAAGAGGAAAGGCTATGAGAAGGCTAACCATAATAACCTACCCAGATGAAAGACTAAAAACCCCTTCCCTTGAGGTAGTTTCCTTTGACAAGAGTCTTGAGAGCTTCATTGAAGACCTTATATACACTATGAAAACCTCTCCTGGATGCGTGGGCATAGCATCTCCGCAGGTGGGGGTTCACAAGAGGATAATAGTGGTGGATACATCTAACTCTAAGCATAAGGAAAACAAGCTAAGCCATGGGCTGATGGTGTTAATAAATCCTGAGATAATCCAGCATGACGGCGAGCTTGTTGTAAGAGAGGGTTGCCTAAGCGTGCCAGACTACACAGGCAATGTGAAAAGGCATTATTGGATAAGGGTGAGGGCCCTTGACCAAAGGGGAAACCTTGTGGAGTTTGATACAGAGGGCTTTGAAGCAGTGGTCATCCAACATGAAATAGACCACCTTGATGGTAAAGTTTTTATTGAAAGACTTGTTTCTCCCAAAGACCTCTTTAGGAGAAAGGTCTATAAGTAATCGCTAACTTTTCTCAAACTTGATAAAGGTCATAATATGGTCTATAATGTTAATTATAACGCTAAATTGGAGGTAAAATCATGAGAATGAAACACCTTATATTAACAGCGGTGCTCGGACTTATGCCCTTTGCAGGTATGCCTTCATGGGCTCACGAGGGACACATGCATCAACATCACACTCAGGCTCAGGATAACATAACCGTAGTAGTTAACCTAACAAGGGACAAGGCACCCTCTGCGGTTATGGCTATAAGGTTTGCCACCGTATCTCTTGAAAGGGGTAATCCAACTATAATTTGGCTTAACTCTGAGGGCGTAAGGCTTGCGGACGCAAAAGCAAAACCCTCTCAGGCAAGCAAGATGCTTCAGGAATTTATCTCAAAGGGTGGAAAAGTTTATGTATGTCCGCACTGTGCCAACGCGTTAGGGGTCAAAGAGCTTGTAAAGGGTGCAGAGTTTGGCAAGCCTGACATGGTTTTTGGGCTACTTTCTGAGGAAAGAGTGAGAATTATATCTTGGTAAGGAGGTAAGACATGAAGAAGGCACTTCTTTTAGGGGCGGTTCTTAGCTTTCCAGCCTTTGCACAGGAGGTGTTGCTAAAGGAGGTTGAGGTAAAGGGCAAAAGGGAGACCTTTAGAGATAGCCTTGAAATAAGAGAGGTGAGAGAATCCTTTGCAAAGGATGTAGGTGAGGCACTAACAAAAATTTATGGGCTTCACAAATTCAGAAAGGCTGGAATTGCCAACGATGTGGTCATAAGGGCTTTTCAAAGGGACAACATAAACGTGCTTATTGACGACACCGAGGTTCACGGTGCGTGTCCCAATAGGATGGACCCGCCTGCCTTTCATGTGGACTTTTCTGAGGTGGAGAGGATAGATGTAGTAAAGGGACCCTTTGATATAAGACATCAAGGTTCACTGGGTGGTCTTGTAAACATAGTTACCAAAAAGCCAGAGCAGGGCTTTAGGCTAAGACTCAACGCCACTGTTGGTTCTTTTGATTTTAGAAACTTTTCACCTGTTATCTCCTACAAGGATGAGAAGTTCTACGGACTTGCGGGATATTCTTATAAGTATTCCAAGCCCTACAAGGACGGAGATGGTAAAAGGATAACAGAGTATGCAAACTACAGACCACAATACATAAACTCCAAAGCCTTTGAGATAAACACCTACTGGACTAAGTTTGGCTTTAAGCCCTTAGAAAACCACGAGTTTGAAGTGGGTTATACAAGGCAGGATGCAAGGCATGTGCTATATCCAGCCCTTATGATGGATGCGGTATACGACAAAACGGATAGGTTTAACCTGAATTATAAGGTAGGAAAGATATCAGACCTGCTTAAATCTCTTGACTTTCAGTTTTACTATACGAAGGTAGACCACTGGATGGATAACAGGTATAGAACCTTTATGGGAAATCCATCAGGACCTTACTCTATGGCTACGGATGCTCAAACAAAAACCTATGGCGGAAGGATAGAGGCAAAGGTTGCTGACTTCACTTTGGGGCTTGAAGCCTACAAGAGAAACTGGGATGCGGTAAACTACATGTGGAATCAGATGGCTGGCACTTATGGCAAGCAGTTTATAATACCCGATGTAGATATAACCAACATAGGCTTGTATGGAGAGTATAAAAAATCCCTGACTCAAAACCTAAGGCTAGTTGCAGGTTTGAGGCTTGACAACACAAAAAGCGAGGCGGATTCTTCAAAGGCAAACACAAACCTATACTACGCCTACCACAATACGAGAAGCACCTCAAAAACAGACACATATCCTTCTGGAAATGTTCAACTCTTTTACAACCTCACATCAGAGCTTGAACTGTTT from Hydrogenobacter sp. T-8 includes these protein-coding regions:
- a CDS encoding TonB-dependent receptor domain-containing protein, coding for MKKALLLGAVLSFPAFAQEVLLKEVEVKGKRETFRDSLEIREVRESFAKDVGEALTKIYGLHKFRKAGIANDVVIRAFQRDNINVLIDDTEVHGACPNRMDPPAFHVDFSEVERIDVVKGPFDIRHQGSLGGLVNIVTKKPEQGFRLRLNATVGSFDFRNFSPVISYKDEKFYGLAGYSYKYSKPYKDGDGKRITEYANYRPQYINSKAFEINTYWTKFGFKPLENHEFEVGYTRQDARHVLYPALMMDAVYDKTDRFNLNYKVGKISDLLKSLDFQFYYTKVDHWMDNRYRTFMGNPSGPYSMATDAQTKTYGGRIEAKVADFTLGLEAYKRNWDAVNYMWNQMAGTYGKQFIIPDVDITNIGLYGEYKKSLTQNLRLVAGLRLDNTKSEADSSKANTNLYYAYHNTRSTSKTDTYPSGNVQLFYNLTSELELFTGVGYAVRVPDPQERYFALNRAMMCNPAQNNFYCAWVGNPNLKPSKNLELDLGLKHQSAKSLTKATVFVSYVQDYITVNNKPVVNPMPMVAPANGRAMTYANTDARFWGFELSSTYNVWNNLFLVGGASYVEGRKDRKPAIGITDKDVAEVPPLKGRIGLRYDTGIWYVEAETVASATQNKVDSDLKEQKTSGWAIVNLKAGVSYKGLNINAGVENLFDKKYFEYFSYVRNPFATGVKVPEPGRSFYVSASYQF
- a CDS encoding glycine cleavage system protein R, whose protein sequence is MKFFILSIFGKDRPGIVAGVSRALYGMGLNLEDSSMTRLNGEFTIMLIVASDRDINAEDILQNLQEVGQEYELFMVCRELEEVVYPKAEAIYRIVVFGSDKPGIVYEVSSVLASLGLNISDLRTEKRGNLYVMVIEAEGREDVEGILRLELEKLKDLLGVDISAEREEEERL
- the def gene encoding peptide deformylase, coding for MRRLTIITYPDERLKTPSLEVVSFDKSLESFIEDLIYTMKTSPGCVGIASPQVGVHKRIIVVDTSNSKHKENKLSHGLMVLINPEIIQHDGELVVREGCLSVPDYTGNVKRHYWIRVRALDQRGNLVEFDTEGFEAVVIQHEIDHLDGKVFIERLVSPKDLFRRKVYK
- a CDS encoding NAD(P)-dependent oxidoreductase, whose translation is MKVGFIGLGNLGRAIVKRLVKQGVEVLLWNRTKEKALELGLPVAESPADLIKQVDRVFLIVFDSSASEEVIFGKGGLVEGGVEGKTIVDMTTNHYGYARMAYEELRKLGAYYLDAPILGSVIPAERGELTVLVGGDRQRFEENKPIFEKFCRNIFYVGEAGDASKLKLINNMVLGGFMQVLSEAIAIGELAGFSREQVIEVLESGAGKSYLLEVKKKKLLESDYSVHFSVDLIHKDLHYAEDMVKGLGAFSFSLQNVKNAYALAKYLGMGGEDFSVLVELYKRLKAQSLSDT
- a CDS encoding DsrE family protein yields the protein MRMKHLILTAVLGLMPFAGMPSWAHEGHMHQHHTQAQDNITVVVNLTRDKAPSAVMAIRFATVSLERGNPTIIWLNSEGVRLADAKAKPSQASKMLQEFISKGGKVYVCPHCANALGVKELVKGAEFGKPDMVFGLLSEERVRIISW